A stretch of Saccharothrix texasensis DNA encodes these proteins:
- a CDS encoding HNH endonuclease has protein sequence MPDRQPTPIGALVNAGIASSVPSGQKQLALNTVHTVADGQGAGPAPVVLPWGRRKVLLLNATFEPLTALPLRRAVVLVVCGKAEVVHGDPAGAVVHSSTSAVVVPSVIRLANYVRVPYRGRVPLTRAGLMHRDRYRCAYCGGRAETIDHVVPRSRGGPHSWTNCVACCAKCNHRKADKLLSELGWRLRVVPNAPRGPHWRLLAGVTEADPQWLPYLGEPAA, from the coding sequence GTGCCAGACCGACAACCCACCCCGATCGGCGCCCTGGTGAACGCCGGGATCGCGTCGTCGGTGCCGTCCGGCCAGAAGCAGCTCGCGCTGAACACCGTGCACACTGTGGCCGACGGCCAGGGGGCCGGTCCGGCGCCCGTGGTGCTGCCTTGGGGAAGGCGCAAGGTCCTGCTGCTCAACGCCACGTTCGAACCGCTCACCGCGCTGCCCCTGCGGCGCGCGGTGGTCCTCGTGGTGTGCGGCAAGGCCGAGGTCGTGCACGGCGACCCCGCCGGGGCCGTCGTCCACTCCTCGACGTCCGCGGTGGTCGTCCCGTCGGTGATCCGGCTGGCGAACTACGTGCGGGTGCCCTACCGGGGCCGGGTGCCGCTCACGCGGGCCGGGCTGATGCACCGGGACCGGTACCGCTGCGCGTACTGCGGCGGACGCGCCGAGACGATCGACCACGTGGTGCCGCGCAGCCGCGGCGGCCCCCACTCGTGGACCAACTGCGTCGCCTGCTGCGCGAAGTGCAACCACCGCAAGGCCGACAAGCTCCTCTCGGAGCTCGGCTGGCGCCTGCGGGTGGTGCCCAACGCGCCCCGCGGGCCGCACTGGCGGCTGCTGGCCGGCGTCACCGAGGCCGACCCGCAGTGGCTGCCCTACCTCGGCGAGCCCGCGGCTTAG